In Deinococcus aquaedulcis, one DNA window encodes the following:
- a CDS encoding redox-sensing transcriptional repressor Rex, whose protein sequence is MAEVPTAAISRLVTYLRILEHLELQDVSRTSSNDLAERAGVSAFQVRKDLAYFGRFGTRGMGYTVPILKRELVRVLGLNRSWNVVIVGMGRLGQAIANYPGASDYQFQYVGLFDVSPGVVGQQVRGLTVAHMNDLTDFTRLNAVDMGFLAVPPERAQDAAQALVDAGVKGILNFAPTVIQPRAAERPGLQDISDEWRGVIVENVDFLAGMKRLAFYILNPHLKDAPAPEEPA, encoded by the coding sequence GTGGCTGAGGTTCCCACCGCCGCCATCAGCCGCTTGGTCACCTACTTGCGGATTCTGGAACACCTCGAACTCCAGGACGTGAGCCGCACCAGCAGCAACGATCTGGCCGAGCGGGCTGGCGTGAGCGCCTTTCAGGTTCGCAAGGATCTGGCGTACTTTGGCCGGTTCGGCACACGCGGTATGGGCTACACCGTGCCCATCCTGAAACGCGAGCTGGTGCGCGTGCTGGGCCTCAACCGGTCCTGGAACGTGGTGATCGTGGGGATGGGGCGGCTGGGGCAGGCGATTGCCAATTATCCTGGCGCCAGCGATTACCAGTTTCAGTATGTGGGCTTGTTCGACGTGAGCCCCGGGGTGGTCGGCCAGCAGGTGCGAGGCCTCACGGTCGCCCACATGAACGACCTGACGGACTTTACCCGCCTGAACGCCGTGGATATGGGCTTTCTGGCCGTGCCCCCCGAGCGCGCCCAGGACGCTGCTCAGGCCCTGGTGGATGCCGGCGTGAAAGGCATTCTGAACTTTGCACCCACCGTCATTCAGCCGCGCGCCGCCGAGCGCCCGGGTTTGCAAGACATCAGTGACGAGTGGCGTGGTGTCATTGTGGAAAATGTCGATTTTCTCGCCGGTATGAAGCGCCTTGCCTTCTATATTTTAAATCCCCACCTCAAAGATGCCCCCGCTCCGGAGGAACCCGCATGA
- a CDS encoding PhzF family phenazine biosynthesis protein has product MTVPQPLSESPTLCRVFAEPSGQGGKRVAVFLSPVADPQTAAGHSGAPLSVFVEAADLALVHLRVFTPTQEKGSSDSAALAALSALHARSPLSDLLTVVQGAGPGAEEQSAQLCGGEWLLRQGEVAATPVTADLTPLGLAGLDAWVASTGRPNLVVGLPSLSALSTFVPDDHHVAAVNLATGTTGLVLFAPGGPGRAQVSFRAFGPLKGFSEDAASSNMLACLTGVLAREGRLPPDTNLLRAAQCKPGQPARLSAQFAATTSGTEVWVGGRAEGL; this is encoded by the coding sequence ATGACTGTCCCCCAGCCCTTGTCCGAGTCCCCCACGCTCTGCCGCGTCTTCGCCGAACCCAGCGGCCAGGGCGGCAAACGGGTCGCTGTGTTTCTGTCCCCGGTGGCGGATCCCCAGACCGCTGCGGGCCACAGTGGCGCGCCCCTGAGCGTCTTCGTGGAGGCGGCCGACCTCGCCCTGGTCCACCTGCGCGTTTTCACGCCCACGCAGGAGAAAGGCAGTTCAGACAGCGCCGCCCTGGCCGCGTTGAGCGCCCTGCACGCCCGGTCCCCCCTGAGCGACCTGCTGACCGTGGTGCAAGGGGCAGGCCCGGGTGCCGAGGAGCAAAGCGCACAGCTGTGCGGCGGCGAGTGGCTGCTGCGCCAGGGCGAGGTGGCCGCCACCCCCGTGACCGCCGACCTTACCCCGCTGGGCCTGGCTGGCCTGGACGCCTGGGTCGCCAGCACCGGGCGCCCCAATCTGGTGGTGGGTCTCCCCAGCCTGTCGGCTCTGAGCACCTTTGTCCCGGATGACCACCACGTGGCTGCTGTGAACCTCGCCACAGGCACCACCGGGCTGGTGCTGTTTGCGCCGGGCGGGCCAGGCCGGGCCCAGGTCAGCTTTCGCGCCTTTGGCCCCCTGAAAGGCTTCTCCGAGGACGCCGCCAGCAGCAACATGCTGGCCTGCCTGACCGGGGTTCTGGCGCGCGAGGGGCGGCTCCCCCCCGACACCAACTTGCTGCGCGCGGCCCAGTGCAAACCCGGCCAGCCGGCCCGCCTGAGCGCCCAGTTCGCGGCGACGACCAGCGGCACGGAGGTCTGGGTGGGGGGCCGGGCTGAGGGGTTGTAG
- a CDS encoding SPOR domain-containing protein — protein sequence MSRPAQGPARARRWPDLMIGALVLALLGGFGTVLLRGNSAPAPQSAATPETTPAIPSAPGSAAPAGEGAAASAVTPPAQTTPATETADPAATEAPVIAAAPIGAPDPALQAAAAQAAGPKTEESATEATSEGTPDEATPATEQTPAATPRTGGAVATTEQRVPLRSDYRISLGTFGSEDGARRAAAGVSALGYTVYPIDLGSQVVAQLGPFADETSARQALADVQRAYPAAVLYPPRGRSLSGGAAETTQPNVAAPSSAGQDTDAASTAPTEASAPAPAEAAPAPDGPVYLQVGAFDRVESAQNLVQQLRDLGYAPTVNAPEGRKVTVLVGPYTADALTRTEGRLSENGLDHFRVR from the coding sequence GTGAGCCGCCCGGCCCAGGGCCCCGCGCGGGCCCGCCGCTGGCCTGACCTGATGATCGGCGCGCTGGTGCTGGCGCTGCTGGGCGGCTTTGGCACCGTGCTGCTGCGCGGCAATTCTGCCCCGGCCCCCCAGAGTGCGGCCACCCCTGAAACCACCCCCGCCATTCCCAGTGCCCCGGGCAGCGCCGCTCCAGCGGGCGAAGGCGCGGCGGCCAGCGCGGTGACGCCCCCGGCCCAGACCACCCCCGCCACGGAAACCGCTGACCCCGCCGCCACCGAGGCCCCAGTGATCGCCGCAGCCCCCATTGGGGCCCCAGACCCGGCCCTGCAGGCCGCTGCGGCGCAGGCGGCTGGTCCTAAAACGGAGGAGTCGGCGACCGAAGCCACCTCAGAAGGCACCCCGGACGAAGCGACACCAGCCACCGAGCAGACGCCAGCGGCCACCCCCCGCACCGGCGGCGCCGTGGCGACCACCGAGCAGCGCGTGCCCCTGCGCAGCGACTACCGCATCAGCCTGGGGACGTTTGGCAGCGAGGACGGTGCCCGCCGTGCGGCGGCCGGGGTGAGCGCCCTGGGCTACACGGTGTATCCCATTGACCTGGGCTCGCAGGTGGTGGCCCAGCTGGGGCCCTTTGCCGACGAAACCAGTGCCCGGCAGGCCCTGGCCGATGTGCAGCGGGCTTACCCAGCCGCCGTGCTATACCCCCCGCGTGGCCGCAGCCTGAGCGGCGGCGCCGCCGAGACCACCCAGCCAAATGTGGCGGCGCCCAGCTCGGCCGGGCAGGACACAGACGCCGCGTCCACAGCCCCCACAGAGGCGAGCGCGCCGGCCCCGGCTGAAGCCGCTCCTGCCCCCGACGGCCCGGTGTACCTACAGGTGGGCGCGTTCGACCGGGTGGAGAGCGCGCAAAACCTGGTGCAGCAGCTGCGTGATCTGGGCTATGCTCCCACGGTGAATGCTCCTGAAGGCCGCAAGGTCACCGTGCTGGTGGGCCCCTACACTGCCGACGCCCTGACGCGCACCGAGGGCCGCCTCAGCGAAAACGGTCTCGACCACTTCCGGGTGCGCTGA
- a CDS encoding tetratricopeptide repeat protein, which yields MKVTQHTKAVLLGLTLALATSGAAQTMIETVSTIGVQNTLQSAGTPGAQGALQSAQNLQTPGAGAPGQTAPAVPVTPLTAEQQAQLTQARAAFQAGSYAQARTLFEGIIAQNYTNPEPHFGLALTLFALNDERGATFELQQFRALAPGRFEGPYNLGVIAARGGNHEQALTLFTEAATLMKDQAGPAAQRQVLEALAAEQTRKADFAALSTTLAAIAVIDPKDQDVQFRLAQARTLSGQGSAALPGLYALIQAAPARVDAALLLADIYVAQNLPDRAIRELDAAAGRVQNGGDRSALLLRKARILAASGDTRAAVFAARDAAREDSRNAAAFALEGELRAARGDRPGALTALQNAVKIAPQNAAYRAALAGVRLTLNQNAEAARDAALALTLRPDDATLARALFVQGVAAYRQGQYAQARTALRSSQTRAPSADTALWLGLTAYAQKDYEGAASALGESVKLSPTVTARVNLASALLASARYPEAEAILRGLVTDDPKNAEAWYLLGLAQRAQSREADARTSLRTAAALGNSKAQGALR from the coding sequence ATGAAGGTGACGCAACACACGAAAGCGGTTCTGCTGGGGCTCACGCTGGCTCTCGCCACGTCGGGGGCCGCCCAGACGATGATCGAGACGGTCAGCACCATCGGCGTACAGAACACCCTGCAGTCGGCGGGCACGCCGGGCGCGCAGGGGGCGCTCCAGAGCGCGCAGAATCTTCAGACGCCCGGCGCGGGGGCGCCGGGACAGACGGCGCCGGCGGTGCCGGTCACGCCCCTGACCGCCGAGCAGCAGGCGCAGCTGACCCAGGCCCGCGCCGCTTTCCAGGCCGGCAGCTATGCCCAGGCCCGCACCCTCTTTGAGGGCATCATCGCCCAGAACTACACCAACCCCGAGCCGCACTTCGGGCTGGCCCTGACCCTGTTTGCCCTGAACGACGAGCGCGGCGCCACCTTTGAGCTGCAGCAGTTCCGGGCCCTAGCACCAGGGCGCTTTGAAGGCCCCTACAACCTGGGCGTGATCGCCGCGCGTGGCGGCAACCACGAGCAGGCCCTGACCCTCTTTACCGAGGCTGCCACCCTGATGAAAGACCAGGCGGGCCCGGCGGCGCAGCGTCAGGTTCTTGAAGCCCTGGCCGCCGAGCAGACCCGCAAGGCCGACTTTGCCGCCCTGAGCACCACCCTGGCCGCCATTGCCGTGATTGACCCCAAGGACCAGGACGTGCAGTTCCGGCTGGCGCAGGCCCGCACCCTCAGCGGGCAGGGGTCGGCGGCGCTGCCGGGCCTGTACGCGCTGATCCAGGCGGCCCCCGCCCGGGTGGACGCCGCGCTCTTGCTGGCCGACATCTACGTGGCCCAGAACCTGCCTGACCGGGCGATCCGGGAACTGGACGCAGCGGCCGGCCGGGTGCAGAACGGCGGTGACCGCTCGGCGCTGCTGCTGCGCAAGGCCCGCATTCTGGCAGCGTCGGGGGACACCCGCGCGGCCGTGTTTGCCGCCCGCGACGCGGCGCGCGAGGACAGCCGCAATGCCGCCGCCTTCGCCCTGGAAGGCGAACTGCGCGCCGCGCGTGGCGACCGCCCCGGCGCCCTGACCGCGCTGCAGAACGCCGTGAAGATCGCCCCCCAGAACGCCGCCTACCGCGCCGCGCTGGCCGGCGTGCGCCTGACCCTGAACCAGAACGCCGAGGCCGCCCGTGACGCCGCCCTGGCCCTGACGCTGCGCCCGGATGACGCCACGCTGGCGCGCGCCCTGTTTGTGCAGGGGGTGGCGGCCTACCGCCAGGGGCAGTACGCCCAGGCCCGTACCGCACTGCGCTCCAGCCAGACGCGCGCCCCCAGCGCCGACACCGCCCTGTGGCTGGGCCTGACCGCCTACGCCCAGAAGGATTACGAGGGCGCCGCCAGCGCCCTGGGCGAGAGCGTGAAGCTCAGCCCCACGGTGACTGCGCGCGTGAACCTCGCCAGCGCCCTGCTGGCCAGCGCCCGTTACCCCGAAGCCGAGGCCATCCTGCGCGGCCTTGTGACCGATGACCCCAAGAACGCCGAAGCGTGGTACCTGCTGGGGCTGGCCCAGCGGGCCCAGTCGCGTGAAGCCGACGCCCGCACCTCGCTGCGCACGGCGGCGGCCCTGGGCAACAGCAAGGCGCAGGGGGCCCTCAGGTGA
- the rlmN gene encoding 23S rRNA (adenine(2503)-C(2))-methyltransferase RlmN, producing MEFLLDLHPDAYPLEGFRRRQLLDWVFGQGVGTFEAMTNLPAALRTELAEKYHLNPFKLIETVRSTDGSVKYLFTLQDGRQMEAVYMPYLDRKTICVSTMVGCPAKCAFCATGAMGFGRNLTPGEIVAQVLAVAGGEGIAPREIRNLVFMGMGEAMLNYDHTMLAARILLHPQALGMSKRRVTLSTVGIAKGIRRLAAEDDLGIKLAISLHAPDEETRRRIIPTGHVNSIEEIMAAAHDYQAVTGRRITMEYTMLRGVNDHAWQAELLAELLRGLVSHVNLIPMNPWAGSGFESSTEEQIQTFYDILHARGVDVSVRRSRGRDAGAACGQLALKRPQAVTGAA from the coding sequence ATGGAGTTTCTGCTTGACCTTCACCCCGACGCCTATCCCCTGGAGGGATTCCGGCGCCGGCAGTTGCTCGACTGGGTCTTCGGGCAGGGCGTGGGCACCTTCGAGGCCATGACGAACCTGCCAGCTGCCCTTCGCACGGAACTGGCCGAAAAGTACCACCTTAACCCTTTCAAACTCATCGAAACCGTGCGCAGCACTGACGGCAGCGTGAAGTACCTGTTTACCCTGCAAGACGGCCGCCAGATGGAAGCCGTGTACATGCCGTACCTGGACCGCAAGACCATCTGCGTGTCCACCATGGTGGGCTGCCCGGCCAAGTGCGCGTTCTGCGCCACCGGGGCTATGGGCTTTGGCCGCAACCTTACCCCGGGCGAGATCGTGGCGCAGGTGCTGGCGGTGGCCGGCGGCGAGGGCATCGCCCCGCGCGAGATCCGCAACCTCGTGTTCATGGGGATGGGCGAGGCCATGCTGAACTACGACCACACCATGCTGGCCGCACGGATCCTGTTGCACCCCCAGGCGCTGGGCATGAGCAAGCGCCGCGTGACCCTCTCGACGGTGGGGATCGCCAAAGGCATCCGCCGCCTGGCCGCCGAGGACGACCTGGGCATCAAGCTGGCGATCAGCCTGCACGCCCCGGACGAAGAAACCCGGCGACGAATCATTCCCACCGGACACGTGAATTCCATCGAGGAGATCATGGCCGCCGCCCACGACTATCAGGCGGTCACGGGGCGGCGCATCACCATGGAATACACCATGCTGCGTGGCGTGAACGACCACGCCTGGCAGGCCGAACTGCTGGCCGAGTTGCTGCGCGGCCTCGTCAGCCACGTGAACCTGATTCCCATGAATCCCTGGGCCGGCTCCGGCTTTGAAAGCAGCACCGAGGAACAGATTCAGACCTTCTACGACATCCTGCATGCCCGGGGCGTGGACGTCAGTGTGCGCCGCTCACGGGGGCGGGATGCCGGCGCAGCCTGCGGCCAGCTGGCGCTGAAACGGCCTCAGGCGGTCACGGGCGCGGCCTGA